GGAGTTTGCCCTTTTCCCTGGCACCACTCTCTCCGTTACATATGACATAGTCATCATATGAGATGACTTCAGCACGTATAAATCCGCGCTCGAAGTCAGAGTGAATCTTCCCCGCTGCCTGTGGAGCTGCGGTACCCTCTGAAATCGTCCATGCTCGCGCTTCTTTCGGCCCCACAGTGAAATACGTGAGGAGTCCAAGCAGTCGGTACCCTGACTGTAAAAGCCCGTCAAAACCTGAGCGCTCCAGACCAACGGATTGGAGATACTCTGCTCGCTCCTCTTTTGGGAGTTCTGCTATTTCAGCTTCGAGCTTTCCACAGATAGGAACAACCGACGAGCCTTGGCGTTCAGCGTACTCCTGAATCAATTTTATGCTTTCTGGTGTGCCACCCTCATTAAGGGTTTCGAGTTGTGATTCATCGATATTTGCCACATAGAGCGTCGGTTTTGAGGTAAGCAGAAGGGTTGTGGCTGCCTGGAATTCCTCATTCTCTTCTGAGGGGATAAAGCTGCGTGATGGTAATCCGTTGTTTAAGTGCTCTTCTAAACTCTGAAAAAGATCAAGGAGAGATTTGGCTTCTTTGTTGTTGGACTTCGCTAGTTTGCGAACCTTTTCAATTTGCTTCTGAACGGATTCGAGATCAGCGAGCAGTAACTCCGTCTCTATTGTTTCAATATCTCTAAGCGGATCAGGCGCTCCATCGACGTGAATCACGTTCTCATCGTTGAATGCTCGAACTACCTGTACTATTGCATCAACGGCTCTAATATGACCGAGAAATTGATTTCCAAGACCTTCTCCCTGGGATGCTCCTCGTATCAGACCCGCTATATCTACAAGGGTTATTTGAGCGGGAATAACCTTTTGTGACTGAGCCATGTTCGCGAGTTTTGCCAGCCGATCATCTGGCACTGGCACGGCACCAGTATTCGGTTCGATAGTGCAGAA
The bacterium genome window above contains:
- the ychF gene encoding redox-regulated ATPase YchF, which codes for MGFSCGIVGLPNVGKSTIFSAITSAKAAAENFPFCTIEPNTGAVPVPDDRLAKLANMAQSQKVIPAQITLVDIAGLIRGASQGEGLGNQFLGHIRAVDAIVQVVRAFNDENVIHVDGAPDPLRDIETIETELLLADLESVQKQIEKVRKLAKSNNKEAKSLLDLFQSLEEHLNNGLPSRSFIPSEENEEFQAATTLLLTSKPTLYVANIDESQLETLNEGGTPESIKLIQEYAERQGSSVVPICGKLEAEIAELPKEERAEYLQSVGLERSGFDGLLQSGYRLLGLLTYFTVGPKEARAWTISEGTAAPQAAGKIHSDFERGFIRAEVISYDDYVICNGESGAREKGKLRTEGKEYIMKDGDVVHFRFNV